In the genome of Cygnus olor isolate bCygOlo1 chromosome Z, bCygOlo1.pri.v2, whole genome shotgun sequence, one region contains:
- the FAM81B gene encoding protein FAM81B — translation MLHRRDVSPAPGPGDKTRRLEERLSSQERTTAFLLHQVFRVKDNIVSYLQESSGYQHRETAARQLLENHVQTIAGMVQKLSQDIEVLERQIRTRDGATVQTNFAVQNLDHKYIQSLGDLRGRVVRCEASIAKLSGDINIIRREVQKIDKEIYSLHSTLKYSVSGFEKMVMQLLGKMETSNSDQSSNLKTVQGDQHHKLQLLDFKLTSILSDFKDQMQHQQKWTEAQLTRSEDQAQHRHQLLNAMKDRLEAAEKKIEEKLLLLSLKLEHTEKPEKYKQQLNQMRSDENNLHTRITRFERQIWKELEEIQNEYRSGFQSIHESLELLKQIQNTKLKLEKKKIQKDTRRYKASDLP, via the exons ATGCTACACAG GAGAGACGTGTCCCCTGCTCCCGGCCCCGGAGACAAGACGCGGCGGCTGGAGGAGCGGCTCTCCAGCCAGGAGAGGAccacagccttcctcctccaccaggTCTTCCGAGTCAAGGACAACATCGTCTCGTACCTCCAGGAGAGCTCGGGTTATCAGCACAGGGAGACTGCTGCCCGGCAGCTGTTGGAAAACCACGTCCAGACCATTGCAGGCATGGTTCAGAAGCTCAGCCAGGACATAGAG GTTTTGGAGAGGCAAATAAGAACAAGGGATGGTGCCACAGTGCAAACTAATTTTGCTGTTCAAAACCTGGACCATAAATACATCCAGAGTCTTGGAGACCTGCGTGGAAGAGTGGTAAG ATGTGAGGCAAGTATTGCAAAGCTATCAGGAGACATCAACATTATCAGGCGTGAGGTCCAGAAGATCGATAAGGAGATTTACAGCCTTCACTCTACCCTCAAGTATTCTGTGAGTGGCTTTGAGAAGATG GTAATGCAGCTGTTAGGCAAGATGGAGACTTCCAACTCTGATCAAAGCTCAAATTTAAAGACAGTCCAGGGAGATCAACACCACAAATTGCAACTTCTGGATTTCAA GTTGACAAGCATTCTAAGTGACTTCAAAGATCAGATGCAGCATCAGCAGAAGTGGACAGAAGCGCAGCTGACACGCTCTGAAGACCAAGCCCAGCACAGGCACCAGCTGCTGAATGCGATGAAGGACAGGCTG GAAGcggcagaaaagaaaatagaggaaaagcTTCTGCTTCTGTCACTAAAGCTAGAACATACAGAGAAACCGGAGAAATACAAACAACAGTTGAACCAGATGAGAAGTGATGAAAACAACCTGCACACAAGAATCACCAGATTTGAAAGACAGATCTGGAAGGAGCTTGAGGAAATCCAAAATGAATACAGATCAG GATTTCAATCTATTCATGAGTCTCTGGAGCTGCTCAAACAAATACAGAACACAAAGCTGaagcttgaaaaaaagaagattcaGAAAGACACTCGAAGATACAAAGCAAGTGACCTCCCATAA